A window of Tautonia plasticadhaerens contains these coding sequences:
- a CDS encoding DUF1015 domain-containing protein, producing the protein MPEIRPFRGVRYDLARVGDLSEVVAPPYDVVGPDLQAGLLDRSPHNVIRLELGLDEPGDDEASNRYTRAARLLKDWRREGVLADESNPALYVYHQSFRVEGKEYTRKGFLARVRLEPFGRGKIYPHEETMSGPKADRLKLYEATGFNLSPVFGLYPDPTNHALGAVEAGIRDRTPLTVTDHLGVENRLWPVTEVEALAAVQGLMADKPVFIADGHHRYETAVRYRDDRAASGQLSGPDDPANFCLMMLVSMGDPGLQILPTHRLASGYPGLSTATLAERLAPEFDLEDFGEGPSGCLACWQEMELDGAQNVLGFGTVDDGRWTLARLRSDATMGTLVPEHSDDWRSLGVSILQELVYKKLLADLGTPERIYVHLLDEVTEAVASRSCDLACLVPPAGMEHVEVIASNLEKMPPKSTYFYPKLLTGLVLNPIR; encoded by the coding sequence ATGCCCGAGATCCGCCCCTTTCGCGGCGTCCGCTACGACCTCGCCCGGGTCGGCGACCTCTCCGAAGTCGTCGCCCCGCCCTACGACGTCGTCGGCCCCGACCTCCAGGCCGGGCTCCTCGATCGCAGCCCGCACAATGTCATCCGACTGGAGCTCGGCCTTGATGAGCCGGGCGATGACGAGGCGAGCAACCGATACACCCGGGCCGCCAGGCTCCTGAAGGACTGGCGCCGGGAGGGGGTGCTCGCGGACGAATCGAACCCGGCGCTCTATGTCTATCACCAGTCCTTCCGTGTCGAGGGGAAGGAATACACCCGGAAGGGCTTCCTCGCGCGGGTCCGGCTCGAGCCGTTCGGCCGGGGCAAGATTTACCCACATGAGGAGACGATGTCCGGCCCGAAGGCCGACCGCCTGAAGCTCTACGAGGCGACCGGCTTCAACCTCAGCCCCGTCTTCGGGCTGTACCCCGACCCGACCAACCACGCGCTCGGGGCCGTCGAGGCCGGCATCCGGGACCGTACTCCCCTGACGGTCACCGACCACCTGGGGGTCGAGAATCGGCTCTGGCCCGTCACCGAAGTCGAGGCGCTCGCCGCGGTCCAGGGACTGATGGCCGACAAGCCGGTCTTCATCGCCGACGGACACCATCGCTACGAGACGGCCGTCCGGTACCGGGACGATCGCGCGGCCTCGGGTCAGTTGTCCGGCCCCGACGACCCCGCAAATTTCTGCCTGATGATGCTCGTCTCCATGGGCGACCCCGGCCTCCAGATCCTCCCCACTCACCGACTCGCCTCCGGCTACCCGGGACTCTCCACGGCGACCCTGGCCGAGCGGCTCGCCCCCGAGTTCGACCTGGAGGACTTCGGCGAGGGCCCCTCAGGATGCCTCGCCTGCTGGCAGGAGATGGAACTCGACGGCGCCCAGAATGTCCTCGGCTTCGGCACCGTCGACGACGGCCGATGGACGCTCGCCCGGCTCCGATCCGACGCCACGATGGGCACCTTGGTCCCGGAGCACTCGGACGACTGGCGGAGCCTCGGGGTCAGCATCCTCCAGGAACTCGTCTACAAGAAGCTCCTCGCCGATCTCGGGACGCCGGAGCGAATTTACGTCCACCTCCTCGACGAGGTGACGGAAGCCGTCGCGTCCCGATCATGCGACCTCGCATGCCTCGTCCCCCCGGCCGGCATGGAGCACGTGGAGGTGATCGCCTCGAATCTCGAAAAGATGCCCCCCAAGAGCACCTACTTCTATCCGAAGCTGCTCACCGGGCTCGTCCTCAACCCGATCCGCTGA
- a CDS encoding sulfatase family protein: protein MRMICRLIIVALPLILQPSASLGAEGRLDIVVFLADDLSLVDCSPFGGEDIRTPNMERLAAEGITFTRAFVSSPSCAPSRASLLTGLDPMRNGAMLNHSRPRPELQTWPDFFRALGYETVAIGKTAHYAQVTDYGFDYTSHYRYHEDDCVAAALSWLEDRNTEPGRRPLCLIVGTNWPHVPWPVETPYSLGEMTIPPVHLDLPATRQARARYAAAVSRADRDLGLIYDSASRHLGPETLFLFTSDHGAQFPFGKWNLYDYGVRTPLIVAWPGRVEPGSRTEAMVGWIDLLPTLLDAAGGSPPADLSGRSFLEVLLGTRDEHRDHIFLTHSGDGTMNRYPMRSVRTGRWKYIRNLDPDSEHHTHIDQGGGDRIGNLDWEAWEQAAKVDPAAEAIVGRYHRRPPEELYDLEADPWEQRNLAEETALAGILDSLRADLDAWMADQGDEGLATERSIQSVGARGRAAR, encoded by the coding sequence ATGCGAATGATTTGCCGCCTGATCATCGTGGCGCTGCCCCTCATCCTGCAGCCCTCCGCGTCTCTGGGAGCGGAGGGGCGACTCGACATCGTCGTCTTCCTCGCCGACGACCTCAGCCTGGTCGACTGCTCTCCCTTCGGCGGCGAGGACATCCGCACGCCGAACATGGAGCGGCTCGCCGCCGAAGGGATCACGTTCACTCGGGCGTTCGTCAGCTCCCCGAGCTGCGCCCCGAGCCGGGCCTCGTTGCTGACCGGGCTCGACCCGATGCGAAACGGGGCCATGCTCAATCACAGCCGACCACGGCCCGAGCTGCAGACCTGGCCGGACTTTTTCCGCGCCCTCGGATACGAGACCGTCGCCATCGGCAAGACGGCCCACTACGCCCAGGTCACCGACTACGGCTTCGACTACACCAGCCACTATCGATACCACGAGGACGACTGCGTCGCCGCGGCCCTCTCCTGGCTCGAGGATCGCAATACCGAACCGGGGCGTCGTCCTCTCTGCCTGATCGTCGGCACCAACTGGCCCCACGTCCCCTGGCCGGTCGAGACGCCCTATTCCCTGGGCGAAATGACGATCCCCCCCGTCCACCTCGACCTCCCCGCCACCCGACAGGCTCGGGCCCGGTACGCGGCGGCCGTCTCCCGGGCGGATCGAGATCTCGGGCTCATCTACGATTCGGCGAGTCGTCACCTCGGCCCCGAGACCCTTTTCCTGTTCACCAGCGACCACGGCGCCCAATTCCCCTTCGGCAAGTGGAATCTCTATGACTACGGCGTCCGGACCCCCCTCATCGTCGCCTGGCCCGGTCGGGTCGAGCCGGGCTCGAGGACCGAGGCGATGGTCGGCTGGATCGACCTCCTCCCCACTCTGCTCGACGCCGCCGGTGGCTCTCCCCCCGCCGACCTGAGCGGCCGGTCATTCCTCGAGGTTCTCCTCGGCACTCGAGACGAACACCGGGACCACATCTTCCTCACCCACAGCGGTGACGGGACGATGAATCGGTACCCGATGCGGTCCGTCCGGACGGGGAGATGGAAATACATCCGAAATCTCGACCCCGATTCCGAGCATCACACCCACATCGACCAGGGCGGCGGTGATCGGATTGGCAACCTGGACTGGGAGGCATGGGAGCAGGCCGCGAAGGTCGACCCCGCCGCCGAGGCGATCGTCGGCCGCTACCACCGCCGGCCCCCCGAGGAGTTGTACGACCTGGAGGCCGACCCCTGGGAGCAGCGGAATCTCGCCGAGGAGACCGCCCTCGCCGGGATCCTGGATTCGCTCCGGGCCGATCTCGATGCCTGGATGGCCGACCAGGGAGATGAAGGACTCGCCACCGAGCGTTCGATCCAGAGTGTCGGCGCACGGGGGAGGGCCGCTCGATGA
- a CDS encoding sulfatase family protein yields the protein MIVPILACWTLAWLPPTDQPDVIVVLADDLGPGDLSGFGGTGFNTPNLDRMAEEGIRFRRYYAASPICSPSRCGILTGQYPGRWRITSFLQTRAGNRACEQADYLDPEAPSLPRILRAAGYATAHVGKWHLGGGRDVDDPPPFSSYGYDLGLGTWESPSPHPDLTARDWIWSAIDPVKRWDRTSWMVDQTLQFLGDHPDRPCFVNLWLDDPHTPWVPSVDDQRIRPGGRASGKGDTPERLRGVMAELDRQVGRLLDALRARESSRPVLVLFLSDNGPLPTFERSRTVGLLGSKLSLFEGGIRVPMIAWGPGFIPAGRTNEDTVLSAIDLLPTLCRLCGAELPPGFEPDGEDLSPALRGELPHRSLPIFWEYGRNDESFAYPRGEHRSPDLAVLDGGWKLLIDDDGSRPLLYDLLLDPTESRDLGPAEPEIRDRLSEMVLDWRRSLP from the coding sequence ATGATCGTCCCCATCTTGGCCTGTTGGACCCTGGCCTGGCTCCCCCCGACGGATCAGCCCGACGTGATCGTCGTCCTCGCCGATGACCTCGGCCCGGGGGACCTCTCCGGGTTCGGCGGCACGGGGTTCAACACCCCGAACCTCGACCGGATGGCGGAGGAGGGGATCCGGTTCCGCCGCTATTACGCGGCCTCGCCGATCTGCTCCCCGTCGCGTTGCGGGATCCTCACCGGCCAGTACCCCGGGCGCTGGCGGATCACGAGCTTCCTCCAGACCCGGGCCGGGAACCGGGCCTGCGAGCAGGCGGATTACCTCGACCCCGAGGCCCCCTCGCTCCCCCGAATCCTCCGAGCTGCCGGGTACGCGACCGCCCATGTCGGCAAGTGGCACCTGGGAGGCGGCAGGGACGTGGACGACCCCCCGCCCTTCTCGAGCTACGGCTACGATCTCGGCCTGGGCACGTGGGAGAGCCCCTCGCCGCACCCGGACCTCACGGCAAGGGACTGGATCTGGTCGGCCATCGACCCGGTGAAGCGATGGGACCGGACCTCGTGGATGGTCGACCAGACCCTCCAGTTCCTGGGGGACCACCCCGACCGCCCTTGCTTCGTCAACCTCTGGCTCGATGACCCCCACACCCCCTGGGTCCCCTCCGTCGATGACCAGCGAATTCGGCCCGGAGGCCGGGCCTCCGGAAAGGGAGACACGCCCGAACGGCTCCGGGGCGTGATGGCCGAGTTGGACCGTCAGGTCGGTCGACTGCTCGACGCCCTCCGCGCTCGGGAGTCGTCGCGGCCCGTGCTTGTCCTGTTCCTGTCCGACAACGGCCCCCTGCCGACGTTCGAGCGCAGCAGGACCGTCGGGCTCCTGGGCAGCAAGCTCAGCCTCTTCGAGGGGGGAATCCGCGTCCCGATGATCGCCTGGGGGCCGGGCTTCATCCCGGCCGGCCGGACCAATGAGGACACCGTCCTGTCCGCGATCGACCTCCTCCCGACCTTGTGCCGGCTTTGCGGTGCCGAACTCCCGCCGGGATTCGAACCCGACGGCGAGGACCTCAGTCCCGCACTCCGGGGAGAACTCCCCCATCGGTCCCTCCCGATCTTCTGGGAGTATGGCCGGAACGACGAATCTTTCGCCTATCCGAGGGGAGAACACCGCTCCCCCGACCTCGCCGTGCTCGACGGAGGATGGAAGCTGCTGATCGACGACGACGGCAGCCGGCCACTCCTGTACGACCTCCTGCTGGACCCGACCGAGTCGAGGGACCTCGGCCCCGCCGAACCGGAGATCCGGGACCGACTCTCCGAGATGGTCCTGGACTGGAGGAGGTCGCTCCCCTGA
- a CDS encoding peroxidase family protein: protein MVQTRGRLAPIDVSLSPRTSLGDPRDGIAPMEGVVVVGRTIPHMVVGMDSDLDGRYDQYARSGRDGQFTMQVESGMGADRMDFNLVLRRPFGMRPMTIVGMPGGPEHRPFLGSPTPGNQPFERLVSPSMADPGSRTDPRQLSEIMAEDPADPAMSPSIPLGIVFLGQFVDHDVTLLDVVGQGPGEPDSPVNRRTPALDLDSVYGGGPARDPRFYSPDGLSFLLGEGGEDVLRDGRGVAVIGDERNDDNGQIARIHLAFQKFHNTLMTAHLGDADPGDLTDWQKEILFGRVRDLVIGVYQGIVSNQLAPLIVGAPLDDSGPPIANMPVEFSGAVWRLGHTLVPNQIVVDDSGTTMAPVDDRLRSTEGVPLRLLFGPDAQPAAAFDAKVSETMRTLFIPLSPTDPEAGHLIGGDSPNIGSGTVVDGVLRLDLIETNLMRGREQRLPSGEEVLALIEGRPYDPEADGDTDLFEYILHEAEPLGHLGRVGSYVVQRSLGGILAGDPYRYSSRDHYQPAEIDLFRGARMEHVLRLIGEPGF from the coding sequence ATGGTCCAGACCCGAGGCCGCCTGGCGCCGATCGACGTCTCGCTGTCGCCGAGGACGAGCCTGGGCGACCCCCGGGACGGGATCGCCCCCATGGAGGGCGTCGTCGTCGTCGGTCGGACAATCCCGCACATGGTGGTCGGGATGGATTCGGACCTGGACGGCCGATATGACCAATACGCCAGGTCGGGCCGCGATGGGCAATTCACCATGCAAGTCGAGTCGGGGATGGGCGCCGACCGGATGGACTTCAATCTGGTCCTCCGCCGGCCTTTTGGCATGAGGCCGATGACGATCGTCGGCATGCCCGGAGGCCCCGAACACCGCCCGTTCCTCGGCAGCCCGACCCCCGGGAACCAACCCTTCGAGCGCCTCGTCTCGCCCTCGATGGCCGACCCCGGCTCCAGGACGGATCCCCGGCAACTCTCCGAGATCATGGCCGAGGATCCGGCCGACCCGGCGATGTCCCCTTCCATCCCGCTGGGGATCGTCTTCCTCGGCCAGTTCGTCGATCACGATGTGACCCTGCTCGATGTCGTCGGCCAGGGGCCGGGCGAGCCGGACTCGCCGGTGAACAGGAGGACCCCGGCGCTCGACCTGGATTCGGTCTATGGGGGCGGCCCGGCGCGCGATCCTCGGTTCTATTCGCCTGACGGGTTGTCCTTCCTGCTGGGAGAGGGCGGGGAGGACGTTCTCCGGGACGGCCGGGGCGTCGCGGTGATCGGCGACGAGCGCAACGACGACAACGGGCAGATCGCCCGGATCCACCTGGCCTTCCAGAAATTCCACAACACCCTGATGACGGCCCACCTGGGGGATGCCGACCCGGGAGACCTGACCGATTGGCAGAAGGAAATTCTGTTCGGACGCGTGCGTGACCTGGTGATCGGCGTCTACCAGGGGATCGTCTCCAATCAGTTGGCCCCGCTGATCGTGGGTGCCCCGCTGGACGACTCCGGCCCGCCGATCGCGAACATGCCGGTCGAGTTCTCGGGGGCGGTCTGGCGTCTCGGGCACACGCTGGTGCCGAACCAGATCGTCGTGGACGACTCGGGCACGACCATGGCCCCGGTCGACGACCGCCTGAGGTCGACCGAAGGGGTGCCGTTGCGATTGCTCTTCGGCCCGGACGCCCAGCCGGCGGCGGCCTTCGACGCGAAGGTCTCCGAGACCATGCGGACCCTGTTCATCCCGCTCTCGCCGACCGATCCCGAGGCCGGCCACCTGATCGGCGGGGACTCGCCGAACATCGGATCGGGGACCGTGGTCGACGGCGTCCTGAGGCTCGACCTGATCGAGACGAATCTCATGAGGGGGAGGGAACAGCGGCTCCCCTCGGGCGAGGAAGTCCTGGCCCTGATCGAGGGTCGGCCCTACGACCCCGAGGCGGACGGCGACACGGACTTGTTCGAATACATCCTCCACGAGGCCGAGCCCCTCGGCCACCTGGGCCGTGTCGGCTCATACGTCGTGCAGCGATCACTCGGGGGCATCCTCGCGGGGGACCCGTATCGGTATTCCAGCCGGGACCATTACCAGCCGGCCGAGATCGACCTGTTTCGGGGAGCGAGGATGGAACACGTCCTCCGTCTAATCGGGGAACCGGGCTTCTGA
- a CDS encoding SDR family NAD(P)-dependent oxidoreductase yields the protein MTLKTALVTGASAGIGRELVRRLVLDRSLTVLATARREDRLESLRAELPPGMVLIEPGDLADEGFRAHLWGRSMVAFQGGPDLLVNNAGIGHYGAFEEETAETLRAIVEVNLIAPMDLARRAIGPMRARGSGQVLFVSSVLGFVGLPYSAAYASSKHAVNGLVQSLSYELRGSGVRVWASCPNRTESEFHAVALGERPGDAPRRAPLAEPTARVAKSIVRGLDRRSTFHFPGRSARWVVEAHRLLPRPFDWFMGRWSPGHFKREMDRARTSTPK from the coding sequence ATGACACTCAAGACGGCCCTCGTCACGGGGGCATCGGCCGGCATCGGCCGGGAATTGGTCCGGCGACTGGTCCTGGACCGGAGCCTGACCGTCCTGGCGACGGCGAGGCGAGAGGATCGCCTGGAATCGCTCCGGGCCGAACTCCCACCGGGGATGGTCCTCATCGAGCCGGGGGACCTGGCGGACGAAGGGTTCCGCGCACACCTCTGGGGCCGATCGATGGTCGCCTTCCAGGGCGGGCCGGACCTTCTGGTGAATAATGCCGGAATCGGCCATTACGGAGCCTTCGAGGAGGAGACCGCCGAGACCCTCAGGGCGATCGTCGAGGTCAACCTCATCGCCCCGATGGACCTGGCCCGGCGGGCGATCGGGCCGATGAGGGCAAGGGGAAGCGGCCAGGTACTGTTCGTGTCCTCGGTCCTCGGGTTCGTCGGTCTGCCCTACTCGGCTGCATATGCGTCGAGCAAGCATGCGGTCAATGGTCTGGTCCAGAGCCTCAGCTACGAGCTCCGGGGCTCGGGTGTGCGAGTCTGGGCGAGTTGCCCGAATCGGACGGAGAGCGAGTTCCACGCCGTCGCCCTGGGGGAACGGCCCGGGGATGCTCCCCGCCGGGCTCCCCTCGCCGAGCCGACCGCCCGGGTCGCGAAGTCGATCGTCCGAGGGCTCGATCGGCGGTCGACGTTCCATTTCCCCGGGAGGTCGGCTCGCTGGGTCGTCGAGGCTCATCGGCTGCTCCCCAGGCCGTTCGATTGGTTCATGGGTCGATGGTCCCCCGGCCATTTCAAGCGAGAAATGGACCGCGCACGGACGAGCACCCCAAAATAA
- a CDS encoding sigma-54-dependent transcriptional regulator: MKETRILIVHPDSSACMLMTSMLQTLCVQLEEANNDRAAVRRLERGEVDLIIAGVDPDDPDALELLHYVKRKFPALPVVLLFSVGDAERTREARQRGADAVLRFPLPATQLRAAVAQVLGRSDLAPRPSPASSTAVPLGHGSVNGSGPSQSYPRSRAEDPSVGHGWTVVDGGGPPARSGWPVPQRSGEGAVLIGEDESLRQAIELAESIAQTRAPVLIQGEPGTGKSLVARTLHRQSPRGLGPFVEVRCLGESAAEIERTIFGERLMVGPAVPGEVERARGGTIYIDDVAALAPELQSKLLRLLRDGEYEPIGSVRPERADVRLVLGTREELLELVDRGGFRQDLYFRISVVTLKIPPLRHRGADIDRLAEHFRFRAAQRFDRPVSGFSPEALLLLRRYHWPGNVQELEAAVERAVLVCRGRQVEPADLGLAATGPGAMSPRPAVDRSRAAGQIRPLKEALEEPEKRIILEALEALGWNRQETARVLDINRTTLYKKMKKYGLLLEEPAWAN; the protein is encoded by the coding sequence ATGAAAGAAACACGCATCCTGATCGTGCACCCCGACTCGTCGGCCTGCATGCTGATGACCTCGATGCTCCAGACGCTCTGCGTGCAGCTGGAGGAGGCCAACAACGACCGGGCGGCCGTCCGCCGCCTCGAGCGGGGCGAGGTCGACTTGATCATCGCCGGGGTCGATCCGGACGACCCCGACGCCCTCGAGCTGTTGCACTACGTCAAGCGGAAGTTCCCCGCATTGCCCGTGGTCCTGCTCTTCTCGGTCGGAGACGCCGAGCGGACCCGGGAGGCCCGCCAGCGGGGCGCCGACGCCGTGTTGCGGTTCCCGCTGCCCGCCACGCAACTCCGGGCAGCGGTCGCCCAGGTGCTGGGGAGGAGCGACCTGGCCCCTCGGCCCTCCCCCGCGTCATCGACGGCCGTCCCCCTCGGTCACGGGTCGGTCAACGGATCGGGCCCCTCGCAATCGTACCCGAGATCGAGGGCCGAGGATCCCTCCGTCGGTCACGGTTGGACTGTGGTCGACGGCGGAGGGCCGCCGGCCCGGTCGGGATGGCCCGTCCCGCAGCGAAGCGGCGAGGGGGCGGTCCTGATCGGGGAGGACGAGAGCCTCCGCCAGGCGATCGAGCTGGCCGAGTCGATCGCCCAGACCCGGGCCCCGGTGCTGATCCAGGGCGAGCCTGGGACGGGCAAGAGCCTGGTGGCGCGAACCCTCCATCGGCAGAGCCCCCGGGGACTCGGGCCCTTCGTCGAGGTCCGATGCCTGGGGGAATCCGCCGCCGAGATCGAGCGGACCATCTTCGGGGAACGTTTGATGGTCGGCCCGGCCGTCCCCGGTGAGGTCGAGCGGGCGCGGGGCGGCACGATCTACATCGATGATGTGGCGGCCCTGGCCCCGGAGCTCCAGTCCAAGCTGCTCCGACTGCTCCGGGACGGCGAGTATGAGCCGATCGGATCGGTCCGCCCGGAGCGGGCCGACGTCCGGCTCGTCCTGGGGACCCGGGAAGAGCTGCTGGAGCTGGTCGACCGGGGCGGCTTTCGCCAGGACCTCTACTTCCGGATCAGCGTCGTCACGCTCAAAATCCCCCCGCTCCGACATCGGGGTGCCGACATCGACCGACTGGCCGAGCACTTCCGTTTCCGGGCCGCCCAGCGGTTCGACCGGCCGGTCAGCGGCTTCAGCCCGGAGGCCCTCCTGCTGCTTCGTCGCTACCACTGGCCAGGCAACGTCCAGGAACTGGAAGCCGCGGTCGAGCGGGCGGTGCTGGTCTGCCGCGGTAGGCAGGTCGAGCCGGCCGATCTCGGGCTCGCCGCCACCGGCCCCGGGGCGATGAGCCCCCGCCCTGCCGTCGACCGCAGCCGGGCGGCCGGGCAGATCCGCCCGCTGAAGGAGGCGCTCGAGGAGCCGGAGAAGCGGATCATCCTCGAGGCACTCGAGGCCCTCGGCTGGAATCGCCAGGAGACTGCCCGGGTGCTCGACATCAACCGGACGACGCTCTACAAGAAAATGAAGAAGTACGGATTACTGCTCGAGGAGCCCGCCTGGGCCAACTGA
- a CDS encoding tyrosine recombinase XerC gives MRHPAVAAFLEHLKRERGASEHTLRGYQGDLSVFLEFLRESSGGKPDPDPMAVDPKRLRAFSVWLAGRGYASGTISRRLASLRSFFKYHRRQGSVPVDPTTGLRNPKQPRRLPRALRVEDVITLLDSIPAGSPLEIRDRAMFETLYGGGLRVAELVGLDLDDLDAERGAVRVRGKGRRERLAPIGPEAVGWLARWLGARRPARADEPAIFLNRYGRRLSTRSVDRLFRIRLLAMGLDPRASPHALRHSFATHLLDRGADLRSVQELLGHRRLTTTQVYTHVSRERLIEAYRRSHPRA, from the coding sequence ATGAGGCACCCGGCCGTTGCCGCGTTCCTGGAGCACCTGAAGCGAGAGCGAGGGGCATCGGAGCACACGCTCCGGGGTTACCAGGGGGATCTCTCGGTTTTCCTGGAGTTCTTGCGCGAGTCCTCCGGGGGGAAGCCCGATCCGGATCCGATGGCGGTCGACCCGAAGCGGCTCCGAGCCTTCTCGGTCTGGCTGGCGGGTCGAGGTTACGCGTCGGGGACGATCTCCCGGCGGCTGGCGAGCCTTCGGTCGTTCTTCAAGTATCACCGCCGGCAGGGCTCGGTCCCGGTCGACCCGACAACCGGACTCCGCAATCCCAAGCAACCCAGGAGGCTGCCGAGGGCGCTCCGGGTCGAGGACGTGATTACGCTACTGGACTCGATCCCGGCCGGTTCGCCGCTCGAAATTCGAGACCGGGCGATGTTCGAGACGCTCTACGGGGGTGGACTCCGGGTCGCCGAGTTGGTCGGCCTGGATCTCGACGACCTCGACGCCGAACGCGGAGCCGTCCGGGTCCGGGGCAAGGGACGCCGCGAGCGGCTGGCGCCGATCGGGCCGGAGGCGGTCGGCTGGCTCGCCCGATGGCTGGGCGCCCGGCGACCGGCCCGTGCCGACGAGCCGGCGATCTTTCTCAATCGGTACGGGCGGAGGCTCTCGACCCGGAGCGTCGACCGATTGTTCCGAATCAGGTTGTTGGCGATGGGGCTGGACCCCAGGGCCAGCCCGCACGCCCTTCGTCACAGCTTCGCGACGCACCTGCTCGATCGCGGGGCGGACCTCAGGAGCGTTCAGGAACTGCTGGGCCATCGTCGCCTCACCACGACACAGGTCTACACGCACGTCTCCCGGGAACGGCTGATCGAGGCGTATCGTCGAAGCCACCCTCGTGCCTAG
- a CDS encoding acyl-CoA thioesterase yields the protein MAPEGEGETLTHRLILPRDANHHGTLYAGVLLSLALEAAYATGYRVLGDSANLVLKRVLDLRCYEPVPVGRVVELRGREVNRTRAQVVIALRGVPLSGRSADWMDGLMQFVQVDLRGRPLPIAEDASPSIGPFPPGWLEIRRRAERLLTVRVRRDAADG from the coding sequence ATGGCACCCGAGGGCGAGGGAGAGACCCTGACCCATCGCTTGATCCTCCCGAGAGACGCGAACCACCACGGCACCCTCTATGCCGGGGTGCTGCTCTCGCTGGCGTTGGAGGCGGCGTATGCGACCGGTTACCGGGTGCTGGGAGACTCGGCGAATCTCGTGCTGAAGCGGGTACTGGACCTGCGATGCTACGAGCCCGTCCCGGTCGGCCGGGTCGTCGAGCTCAGGGGCCGGGAAGTGAATCGGACCCGGGCCCAGGTCGTCATCGCGCTGCGGGGCGTCCCGCTCTCGGGGCGGTCGGCCGACTGGATGGACGGCCTGATGCAGTTCGTCCAGGTCGACCTTCGGGGACGCCCCTTGCCGATCGCCGAAGACGCGTCGCCGAGCATCGGACCCTTCCCCCCCGGCTGGCTGGAGATCCGAAGGCGGGCCGAGCGACTGCTCACCGTCCGGGTCCGCAGGGATGCGGCGGACGGTTGA